One window of the Verrucomicrobium sp. genome contains the following:
- a CDS encoding methyl-accepting chemotaxis protein has protein sequence MKNWTIKGKVMAGFAILLAVSLLVGVFSCLHFRSMHHGALRVGRDYEPALAALNRASSLLQNQQVLLLEEMGAVPEAIRGVDDRLDRSLVEADRLLGAFHTEDPWQQAHWTRLKEAQQDYLDKLSTVRRLTLSGQAKEAFAAYHSSLRPALAHWEKELQASYEFNQQAITRFCEETRQEAGIGTIGVIVGILGVLAIGAATELFLVRPVNQTLRQTGDDLGAGADEMLRAAEQVSSSNQLLANGASQQAASLEQIGASLDEIGGATRANAESARKAQDLSGEARQAAEGGAARNAEMQESMQAIREAGLEMEEAIVGIRKSSQEVSKIVRAIDEIAFQTNILALNAAVEAARAGEAGAGFAVVADEVRNLAQRSVAAAKETARLIDAASVQSNRGVAANAKVSASVARITEKSAIVGEGLDHIVGKVREVDSLIGSITTSSQDQHAGLEEIRREVIQLDHVTQANASTAEETAAAAEELNAQASELRELVKVLRTLVGTKSVAKPQPSARSAGPSYASTVGTPLPLAFQRMDVVPPPPPASFPHEAPRRPVTSPDDEFVDM, from the coding sequence ATGAAGAACTGGACGATTAAAGGCAAAGTCATGGCGGGATTCGCCATCCTCTTGGCGGTAAGCCTCCTGGTAGGCGTTTTCAGCTGCCTTCACTTCCGCAGCATGCACCACGGCGCGCTGCGCGTGGGAAGGGATTATGAGCCCGCCCTGGCCGCCTTGAACCGGGCCAGCTCCCTCCTGCAAAACCAGCAGGTCCTCCTCCTGGAGGAAATGGGGGCCGTGCCGGAGGCGATCCGCGGCGTCGACGACCGTCTGGACCGCAGCTTGGTGGAAGCGGACCGGCTCCTGGGCGCCTTTCACACGGAAGACCCCTGGCAGCAGGCCCACTGGACGCGGTTGAAGGAAGCCCAGCAGGACTATCTGGACAAGCTCTCCACCGTCCGGCGCCTGACCCTCTCCGGGCAGGCCAAGGAGGCCTTTGCCGCCTACCACTCCTCCCTGCGGCCCGCCTTGGCCCATTGGGAAAAGGAGCTGCAAGCCTCCTATGAGTTCAACCAGCAGGCGATCACCCGCTTTTGCGAGGAGACGCGCCAGGAGGCCGGCATCGGCACCATCGGCGTCATCGTGGGCATCCTGGGGGTGCTGGCCATCGGCGCGGCGACAGAGCTGTTCCTGGTCCGCCCCGTGAACCAGACTCTGCGCCAGACCGGCGACGACCTGGGAGCGGGAGCTGACGAGATGCTCCGCGCGGCGGAGCAGGTTTCCTCCTCCAACCAGCTTTTGGCCAATGGGGCGAGCCAGCAGGCCGCCTCCCTGGAGCAAATCGGCGCTTCCCTGGACGAGATCGGCGGGGCCACGCGGGCCAACGCGGAGAGCGCCCGCAAGGCCCAGGACCTTTCCGGCGAGGCCCGGCAGGCGGCGGAAGGCGGCGCGGCCCGCAACGCCGAGATGCAGGAATCGATGCAGGCCATCCGCGAGGCCGGGCTGGAGATGGAGGAAGCCATCGTCGGCATCCGCAAGTCGAGCCAGGAGGTCTCCAAGATCGTTCGGGCCATCGACGAGATCGCCTTTCAAACGAATATTTTGGCCCTCAACGCGGCGGTGGAGGCGGCCCGTGCCGGGGAGGCGGGGGCGGGCTTCGCCGTCGTGGCGGACGAGGTGCGGAACCTGGCCCAGCGCAGCGTCGCCGCCGCGAAGGAAACCGCCCGCCTGATCGACGCGGCTTCCGTCCAGAGCAACCGGGGCGTGGCCGCCAATGCGAAGGTTTCCGCCAGCGTGGCCCGGATCACGGAGAAATCGGCCATCGTCGGCGAAGGCCTCGACCACATCGTGGGGAAGGTGCGGGAAGTCGATTCCCTTATCGGTTCCATCACGACCTCCTCCCAGGACCAGCACGCGGGCCTGGAAGAGATCCGGCGGGAGGTCATCCAGCTGGACCACGTCACCCAGGCCAACGCCTCCACGGCGGAGGAGACCGCTGCCGCCGCCGAGGAACTCAACGCCCAGGCCTCCGAGCTGCGGGAGCTGGTGAAAGTCCTCCGTACCCTGGTGGGCACGAAGTCCGTTGCCAAACCCCAGCCCTCCGCCCGTTCCGCCGGGCCTTCCTATGCCTCCACCGTGGGCACGCCCCTTCCGCTGGCATTTCAGCGGATGGACGTGGTGCCCCCTCCGCCGCCCGCTTCCTTCCCGCATGAGGCGCCGCGCCGCCCTGTCACCTCTCCCGACGACGAGTTCGTCGACATGTAG